GCGAGGGCCGCGGCACGGTCTCCGACATCGACCTCACCCAGCTGTACGACGACACGAAGTCGATCGCCGAGGGCGCGTTCACCATCCCGGGCTGGAAGTCGGACAGCTGGTGGACCGTGCGGACCTACGCCGAGTCGGGGTTCCTCGACCCGGACAAGCCGATCCGCGAGTACACCAAGAAGGAGATGCGGGACTTCCTCCACCGGGAGCCCACCAAGGTGAAGGTCGAGGGCGTCAACCTCACCTTCGAGGGACTCATCCCCAAGATCCAGAAGTCGTTCCTCTCCAAGGACAAGGAGGCGATGCAGCCGCACATCCGCGCCTTCGTGGAGCGCGCCGTCACCTTCACCACCTGTCCCGAGTGCGAGGGCACCCGGCTCAGCGAGGGTGCCCGGTCCTCGAAGATCGGGAAGATCAACATCGCCGACGCCTGCGCGATGCAGATCAGCGATCTGGCCGACTGGGTGCGTGAGCTGGACGAGCCCTCGGTGGCACCGCTGCTCGCCGCGCTGCTCGGGACCCTCGAATCGTTCGTGGAGATCGGCCTCGGCTACCTCTCCCTCGACCGGCCCTCGGGCACGCTGTCGGGCGGCGAGGCACAGCGCGTCAAGATGATCCGCCACCTCGGCTCCTCGCTCACCGATGTCACGTACGTCTTCGACGAGCCCACCATCGGTCTGCACCCGCACGACATCCAGCGGATGAACGACCTGCTGCTGCGGCTGCGCGACAAGGGCAACACCGTACTCGTCGTGGAGCACAAGCCGGAGGCCATCGCCATCGCCGACCATGTCGTCGACCTCGGCCCCGGCGCCGGGAGCGCGGGCGGCACCGTCTGCTTCGAGGGCACGGTGGAGGGGCTGCGGGCCGGCGGCACCCTCACCGGCCGCCACCTCGACGACCGGGCCGTCCTCAAGGAGAAGGTCCGCACGCCCTCCGGCACCCTGGAGATCCGCGGCGCCTGCGCACACAACCTGCGGGATGTCGACGTCGACATCCCGCTCGGGGTGCTCTGCGTGGTCACCGGGGTCGCGGGCTCCGGCAAGAGCTCGCTCATCCACGGGTCGATCCCGGCGGGCGAGGACGTCGTCTCCGTCGACCAGACCGCGATCCGCGGCTCCCGGCGCAGCAACCCGGCCACGTACACCGGGCTCCTCGAACCCATCCGCAAGGCGTTCGCCAAGGCCAACGGCGTGAAGCCCGCCCTGTTCAGCGCCAACTCCGAAGGTGCCTGCCCCACCTGCAAGGGCGCCGGCGTCATCTACACCGACCTGGCGATGATGGCGGGCATCGCCACGGTCTGCGAGGAGTGCGAGGGCAAGCGGTTCGAGGCCTCGGTGCTCGACCACCACCTCGGCGGCCGCGACATCAGCGAGGTGCTCGCGATGTCGGTGGACGAGGCCGAGACGTTCTTCGCCGAGGGGGAGGCCCGCACCCCCGCCGCGCACAAGATCCTGACCCGCCTCTCCGACGTCGGCCTCGGCTACCTCCGCCTCGGCCAGCCGCTCACCACGCTCTCCGGCGGCGAGCGCCAGCGGCTGAAGCTGGCCACCCACATGGGCGAGAAGGGCGGTGTGTACGTCCTCGACGAGCCGACCACCGGTCTGCATCTGGCCGACGTGGAGCAGCTGCTCGGGCTGCTGGACCGCCTGGTGGAGTCCGGGAAGTCGGTGATCGTCATCGAGCACCACCAGGCGGTCATGGCGCATGCCGACTGGATCATCGACCTCGGCCCCGGCGCGGGTCATGAGGGCGGCCGGATCGTCTTCGAGGGCACCCCGGCCGACCTGGTCGCCGACCGCTCCACCCTCACGGGCGAGCACCTCGCGGCGTACGTGGGGCGCTGACGGGCGCTCATGGGGGCACCTCGCGGCGTGCGTGAGGGCTGATGGGGGAGCGTCGTACGCCCTGCCTGCCGTGCGTCGTACCTGATGCGTCGTACGGGGCTGGGGGAGCGGTTGTTCCCCAGCCCCGTGGGCCGTGCCCGGGCGAGGTTCTCCCCGGCCCCGTGCCCCCCGCTCACCCCCGCGCCAGCAGCACCTGCACCATCTCGCGCGGCGCGGCCGTGAAGTCCAGCCGTAGTGCCGCCAGTTGCGGGTCGGCCTCATAGGCGGCCGACACCGCCGCCGACGGCTGGTCATGGGTCCAGATCGCCCCGCCACCAGCAGCGTTCCGGCCGCCACACGGCCCGCACGGTGGTCGTCCAGCTCGGGTACGTACTCCCCGATGAGGCGCCCCGGCTCCGTCGCGTGCGCGAGGGCCGCGCGCTCGTCCTGGGCCGCCTCCTCCGCCGACACGTTCCGCTCCAGCTCCGCCGCCTGGGCGCTGATCAGGTCGCAGAGCACCGGCCGGGCGGCGAGCGAGTCCGCCAGGACGGCGGCCACCCGGCCGGCTGCCGGCGCCCACCCCGGCCACACCCGCACCAGCCTCCAGACGGCGGGCGCGAGCCTGGGGCGCGACAAGCCCAAGCGCTCTCCGCTCAACTCCTTCACCGTGCTGCCCTCCCAACTCCCCGAGCAGGGCGCGGAAGCGCTGCTGTACGCGGCGGCCGACCCCGGGTCCGTCCCCGGCGGCTACCACGGACCGGGCGGCCGCCTCGGACTCGTCGGCCCGACCGCCCCGGCCCGCATCACCCGCCGGGCCCCGTCCAGGACCAGCACGAACCCGTCGCGCTCCCGGTAGAGCC
This DNA window, taken from Streptomyces griseus subsp. griseus, encodes the following:
- a CDS encoding ATP-binding cassette domain-containing protein codes for the protein MSKAERTGSRSSAQPVADSHEVIRVHGARENNLRDVDIEIPKRRLTVFTGVSGSGKSSLVFNTIAAESQRLINETYSAFVQGFMPTQARPEVDVLEGLTTAIIVDQQRLGADPRSTVGTATDANAMLRILFSRLGKPHIGSPNAFSFNVASVKASGAITVQRGAGTRTEKQTFTRTGGMCVRCEGRGTVSDIDLTQLYDDTKSIAEGAFTIPGWKSDSWWTVRTYAESGFLDPDKPIREYTKKEMRDFLHREPTKVKVEGVNLTFEGLIPKIQKSFLSKDKEAMQPHIRAFVERAVTFTTCPECEGTRLSEGARSSKIGKINIADACAMQISDLADWVRELDEPSVAPLLAALLGTLESFVEIGLGYLSLDRPSGTLSGGEAQRVKMIRHLGSSLTDVTYVFDEPTIGLHPHDIQRMNDLLLRLRDKGNTVLVVEHKPEAIAIADHVVDLGPGAGSAGGTVCFEGTVEGLRAGGTLTGRHLDDRAVLKEKVRTPSGTLEIRGACAHNLRDVDVDIPLGVLCVVTGVAGSGKSSLIHGSIPAGEDVVSVDQTAIRGSRRSNPATYTGLLEPIRKAFAKANGVKPALFSANSEGACPTCKGAGVIYTDLAMMAGIATVCEECEGKRFEASVLDHHLGGRDISEVLAMSVDEAETFFAEGEARTPAAHKILTRLSDVGLGYLRLGQPLTTLSGGERQRLKLATHMGEKGGVYVLDEPTTGLHLADVEQLLGLLDRLVESGKSVIVIEHHQAVMAHADWIIDLGPGAGHEGGRIVFEGTPADLVADRSTLTGEHLAAYVGR